A part of Spiribacter vilamensis genomic DNA contains:
- a CDS encoding TlpA family protein disulfide reductase → MSGGVRIALTVLFAAVIGAGGGILAVLWLQDSSSAETLRPDFTLETLTDGPRSIGEWDGQVVVLNFWATWCAPCRREIPLFSRLQSDYRDNGVRFLGVAIDDPGAIRDFLDTVDMNYPSFYGMEGAIDVAADYGNPRGTLPYTVVIDRDGVIVERFSGEIHEPDLRPLLSKLVNRQG, encoded by the coding sequence GTGAGTGGCGGCGTTCGCATCGCACTGACGGTCCTCTTTGCCGCCGTGATCGGTGCCGGCGGCGGCATCCTGGCGGTCCTCTGGCTACAGGACTCGTCCTCCGCGGAGACACTCCGCCCCGATTTCACGCTCGAGACACTCACGGATGGCCCGCGCAGTATCGGCGAGTGGGACGGGCAGGTTGTCGTACTCAACTTCTGGGCGACCTGGTGTGCACCCTGTCGCCGGGAGATCCCGCTGTTCTCGCGCCTGCAGAGCGACTACCGGGACAACGGCGTGCGCTTTCTGGGCGTTGCCATTGATGACCCGGGGGCGATTCGGGATTTCCTGGACACCGTCGACATGAATTACCCGAGTTTCTACGGCATGGAGGGCGCGATCGACGTGGCGGCCGACTATGGCAACCCCCGCGGCACGCTGCCCTATACCGTGGTGATCGATCGCGATGGCGTTATCGTGGAGCGCTTCAGCGGCGAGATCCATGAACCGGATCTGCGGCCACTGCTGAGTAAACTCGTCAACAGACAGGGCTGA
- a CDS encoding sulfite exporter TauE/SafE family protein, producing the protein MLLSLLIYVAAGAVVGFVSGLFGIGGGVIVVPMLLPIFQAQGLGMDVAMHMAVGSSLATIVVTGLSSARAHWRLGNLVVSALPWLVAGLVTGALVGAQLAAALSGDILRIIFALFVLALAVRMIFALEPPPGRVIPPPGVVSGVGFVIGALSSLVGIGGGTLLVPFLIWSGVTMRQAVGTSAAAGVSIALAGSIGFIVAGTGEDQLPALSTGYIYWPAVGGITVASVFLAPLGARVASRVPAVWLRRAFAAFLVIVGFRLLLSG; encoded by the coding sequence ATGTTGCTTTCGTTGCTCATCTACGTAGCCGCCGGTGCGGTGGTGGGGTTTGTCTCCGGGCTGTTCGGTATCGGCGGCGGGGTGATCGTCGTGCCGATGCTGCTGCCGATCTTCCAGGCCCAGGGCCTGGGTATGGATGTGGCCATGCATATGGCGGTGGGCAGCTCCCTCGCCACGATCGTCGTCACCGGGCTCTCGTCGGCGCGCGCGCACTGGCGGCTCGGCAACCTCGTGGTCTCGGCGCTGCCGTGGCTGGTGGCGGGGCTGGTGACCGGGGCCCTGGTCGGGGCGCAGCTGGCGGCGGCCCTGTCCGGGGATATCCTGCGGATCATCTTTGCGCTGTTCGTACTGGCGCTCGCCGTGCGGATGATCTTCGCTCTCGAGCCACCCCCGGGTCGGGTCATCCCCCCGCCCGGTGTGGTGAGTGGCGTCGGGTTCGTGATCGGCGCGCTCTCGAGCCTGGTGGGGATCGGCGGCGGCACGCTCCTCGTGCCCTTCCTGATCTGGTCGGGCGTGACCATGCGCCAGGCCGTCGGGACCTCGGCGGCGGCCGGCGTGAGCATCGCGCTTGCGGGCAGTATCGGCTTTATCGTCGCGGGGACGGGTGAGGATCAGCTGCCCGCGCTGAGTACGGGCTACATTTACTGGCCGGCGGTCGGCGGGATTACCGTGGCCAGCGTTTTCCTCGCGCCGCTGGGCGCGCGGGTTGCGAGCCGCGTGCCCGCCGTCTGGCTGCGCCGGGCCTTCGCCGCTTTCCTGGTGATCGTCGGCTTCCGGCTGCTCCTCTCGGGGTAA
- a CDS encoding co-chaperone GroES yields the protein MNLRPLHDRVVVKRLEEERTTPGGIVIPDTAAEKPIRGEVVAVGSGKRLDNGEVRSLDVNVGDKVLFGKFSGTEVKVGEEDVLVMREDDVMAVIEG from the coding sequence ATGAATCTTCGCCCGCTACACGATCGCGTGGTCGTAAAACGTCTGGAAGAAGAGCGCACCACCCCCGGGGGCATCGTCATCCCCGATACCGCGGCCGAGAAGCCGATTCGCGGTGAGGTGGTTGCCGTTGGCAGCGGCAAGCGCCTCGACAACGGTGAGGTTCGCAGCCTTGACGTCAACGTCGGCGACAAGGTGCTGTTCGGCAAATTCTCCGGAACCGAAGTCAAGGTCGGTGAGGAAGACGTCCTCGTCATGCGTGAAGACGACGTCATGGCAGTGATCGAGGGCTGA
- the dsbD gene encoding protein-disulfide reductase DsbD — translation MTGIGLWLIIALAPAAAQSSLSDLFGGNGSDTATLPVAEAFAIDFESDGAEGPSIRIDIADGYYLYRDSVTIRRAGDDSNGSALTLDFPEAQTHVDEFFGRQPIYKRPVDLPIGSENGLDASTPIAITFQGCSEAGVCYPPYRVTGSADDASLDYSINAQGARLEASETDGSASARPTDPSASDTPAASAGAGAGGGEAGRLEGLLQNASLPAILAGFFAAGLLLAFTACLYPMIPILSGLIAGDPHRSGSLRALLLSLVYIESTAITYALAGVAAGMTGSAVQADLQSPWVLGSFAAVFVILALGMFGAFELRLPGAVQTRLTLLSNRQKGGTAIGVALMGVLSTLIVGACSGPALIAALVFIGSTGDAWLGGLALFTLANGMGLPLLLIGTAAGRWLPRSGPWMNGVRALFGVGFLAVALWTLERFLPGTITLALWGLLLIGCGVWLGGMDRPDTGSGNHQRAARTLGLAALIWGAVSLVGASAGGGDVLRPLGDLSLSGDETSESRAMAFRDIDTVADLDTALADARAAGRPVMVDIYADWCVYCVQLEERTFTDPSVQEAVANAVLLRADVTDMTPEHRSLMSRLDVYLPPAVIFYGPGGDERRDERVVGFLRPEPFIDRARQGLGEAAS, via the coding sequence ATGACAGGGATCGGCCTGTGGCTGATCATTGCACTCGCACCGGCGGCCGCCCAATCCAGCCTCAGCGACCTGTTCGGGGGTAACGGATCGGATACCGCCACGCTGCCAGTGGCGGAGGCCTTCGCCATCGACTTCGAATCGGACGGCGCCGAGGGGCCGTCGATCCGCATCGACATCGCCGATGGTTACTATCTCTATCGCGACAGCGTCACGATCCGGCGCGCGGGCGACGACAGCAATGGCTCGGCGCTGACGCTGGACTTCCCCGAGGCCCAGACCCACGTCGACGAATTCTTCGGCCGTCAGCCGATCTATAAACGGCCCGTCGATCTGCCGATCGGCAGCGAAAACGGGCTCGATGCATCGACACCCATCGCCATCACCTTCCAGGGCTGCTCCGAGGCCGGCGTCTGCTATCCGCCCTACCGGGTGACGGGCAGCGCCGACGATGCCTCGCTGGACTACTCCATCAATGCGCAGGGGGCACGCCTCGAGGCCAGCGAAACGGATGGGTCGGCTTCGGCACGGCCCACGGATCCATCCGCATCGGACACGCCTGCCGCCAGCGCGGGCGCAGGCGCCGGTGGCGGCGAGGCCGGACGTCTCGAGGGCCTGTTACAGAATGCGAGCCTGCCGGCCATCCTCGCCGGTTTCTTCGCCGCCGGGCTCTTGCTGGCCTTCACCGCCTGTCTCTACCCGATGATCCCCATCCTCTCCGGGCTGATTGCCGGTGACCCCCACCGCAGTGGCAGCCTGCGTGCGCTGCTTCTGTCGCTGGTCTATATCGAATCCACCGCCATTACCTACGCGCTTGCCGGTGTCGCGGCCGGTATGACCGGCTCCGCGGTGCAGGCGGACCTGCAGTCACCCTGGGTGCTGGGGAGTTTCGCCGCGGTGTTCGTCATCCTCGCGCTGGGGATGTTCGGCGCCTTCGAGCTGCGGCTGCCCGGCGCCGTGCAGACGCGCCTGACGCTGCTCTCCAATCGACAGAAAGGCGGAACGGCGATCGGCGTCGCGCTGATGGGCGTACTCTCGACGCTGATCGTTGGCGCCTGCTCGGGGCCGGCGCTGATCGCCGCCCTGGTATTCATCGGCAGCACGGGGGATGCCTGGCTGGGCGGGCTCGCGCTGTTCACGCTTGCCAATGGCATGGGCCTGCCGCTGCTGCTCATCGGCACGGCGGCCGGTCGCTGGCTGCCCCGGAGCGGCCCGTGGATGAATGGCGTCCGCGCCCTGTTCGGGGTGGGCTTCCTGGCGGTGGCACTGTGGACGCTGGAGCGCTTCCTGCCGGGCACCATCACCCTGGCGCTCTGGGGGTTGCTACTGATCGGCTGCGGCGTCTGGCTGGGCGGCATGGACCGCCCCGATACCGGCAGCGGCAATCACCAACGCGCCGCCCGAACGCTCGGACTGGCGGCACTGATCTGGGGTGCCGTCAGCCTGGTTGGCGCCTCCGCCGGTGGCGGCGATGTCCTGCGCCCGCTGGGTGACCTGTCGCTGTCGGGCGACGAGACCAGCGAAAGCCGGGCGATGGCATTCCGCGATATCGACACCGTGGCCGATCTCGATACGGCGCTTGCCGACGCCCGGGCCGCGGGCCGACCCGTGATGGTTGATATCTATGCCGACTGGTGCGTCTATTGCGTCCAGCTCGAGGAGCGCACCTTCACCGATCCGTCGGTGCAGGAGGCCGTGGCCAATGCCGTGTTGCTGCGGGCCGACGTTACCGACATGACCCCCGAACACCGGTCCCTGATGAGCCGGCTGGACGTCTATCTGCCGCCAGCAGTGATCTTCTACGGCCCGGGCGGCGACGAGCGGCGGGACGAACGCGTGGTCGGGTTCCTGCGCCCGGAGCCGTTCATTGACCGCGCGCGCCAGGGGCTTGGCGAGGCGGCCTCGTGA
- the accB gene encoding acetyl-CoA carboxylase biotin carboxyl carrier protein gives MDIRKIKRLIELLDESGVNEIEIHEGEESLRINRGVTQVAAAPAPAPAPASQPAAAAEPPAREPASAAEPTGHTIRSPMVGTFYRASSPDADSFTDEGRSVEVGDTLCIIEAMKMLNQIESDYAGVVRSVLVENGQPVEFDQPLFIIE, from the coding sequence ATGGATATTCGCAAGATAAAACGCCTGATCGAGCTGCTGGACGAATCCGGCGTTAACGAGATCGAGATTCACGAGGGTGAGGAAAGCCTGCGCATCAACCGCGGCGTTACCCAGGTCGCGGCCGCGCCCGCCCCGGCACCCGCGCCAGCGTCACAGCCGGCCGCCGCCGCGGAGCCGCCGGCACGCGAGCCTGCCAGTGCCGCGGAGCCGACCGGTCACACCATCCGTTCGCCCATGGTGGGCACCTTCTACCGCGCCTCGTCACCGGACGCCGATTCGTTTACCGACGAGGGACGGAGCGTCGAGGTCGGCGATACGCTCTGCATTATCGAGGCGATGAAGATGCTCAACCAGATCGAATCGGACTACGCCGGCGTCGTGCGCAGCGTCCTGGTCGAAAACGGACAGCCGGTGGAGTTCGACCAGCCGCTGTTCATTATCGAGTAG
- the groL gene encoding chaperonin GroEL (60 kDa chaperone family; promotes refolding of misfolded polypeptides especially under stressful conditions; forms two stacked rings of heptamers to form a barrel-shaped 14mer; ends can be capped by GroES; misfolded proteins enter the barrel where they are refolded when GroES binds), which translates to MAAKDVRFGDDARHRMVAGVNTLASAVKATLGPRGRNVVLEKSFGAPTVTKDGVSVAKEIELKDKFENMGAQMVKEVSSQTSDAAGDGTTTATVLAQAIVHEGMKAVAAGMNPMDLKRGLDQGVEAAVKELHSLSKPCETDTAIAQVGAISANSDKEVGKIIADAMKKVGKEGVITVEEGSGLDNELDVVEGMQFDRGYLSPYFINNQQSMAAELEDPYILICDKKISNIRELLPLLESVAKSSRPLLIIAEDIEGEALATLVVNSMRGIVKVAAVKAPGFGDRRKAMLQDIAVLTGGTVISEEVGLTLEKATLEDLGTAKKINVSKEESTVVNGGGRADEIKARVDQIRAQIEDSSSDYDREKLQERVAKLAGGVAVIKVGAGSEMEMKEKKARVEDALHATRAAVEEGIVPGGGVALLRSLKGLKDLTGDNHDQDVGVGIVRRALQEPLRQIVYNCGEDSSVVVNNVQAGEGNYGYNAQTEQYGDMVEMGILDPTKVTRTALQNAASVAGLMITTECMIADHPDEKDDGGGAGMGGMDGMGGMGGMM; encoded by the coding sequence ATGGCAGCTAAAGACGTACGTTTTGGTGATGATGCCCGCCACCGCATGGTCGCAGGCGTTAACACGCTGGCGAGTGCGGTCAAGGCGACCCTCGGCCCGCGCGGCCGCAACGTTGTGCTCGAGAAATCCTTCGGTGCACCGACGGTGACGAAGGACGGTGTGTCCGTCGCCAAGGAGATCGAGCTCAAGGACAAGTTCGAGAACATGGGCGCGCAGATGGTCAAGGAAGTCTCCTCGCAGACCTCCGACGCCGCCGGCGACGGCACCACCACCGCAACCGTGCTCGCCCAGGCGATCGTTCACGAGGGCATGAAGGCGGTCGCCGCCGGCATGAACCCGATGGATCTCAAGCGGGGCCTCGATCAGGGCGTTGAAGCCGCGGTCAAGGAGCTCCACAGCCTGTCCAAGCCTTGCGAGACCGACACCGCGATCGCGCAGGTCGGTGCAATCTCCGCCAACTCCGATAAGGAAGTCGGCAAGATTATCGCCGACGCCATGAAGAAGGTGGGCAAGGAAGGCGTGATCACGGTCGAAGAGGGCAGCGGCCTGGACAATGAGCTCGACGTCGTCGAGGGCATGCAGTTCGACCGTGGCTACCTCAGCCCCTACTTCATCAACAATCAGCAGAGCATGGCCGCCGAGCTCGAGGATCCCTACATCCTCATCTGCGACAAGAAGATCTCCAACATCCGCGAGCTTCTGCCGCTGCTGGAGAGCGTCGCCAAGTCGAGCCGTCCGCTGCTGATCATTGCCGAGGACATCGAGGGCGAGGCGCTGGCCACGCTGGTGGTCAACAGCATGCGCGGCATCGTCAAGGTCGCCGCCGTGAAGGCGCCCGGCTTCGGTGATCGCCGCAAGGCCATGCTGCAGGACATCGCCGTACTGACCGGCGGCACGGTCATCTCCGAAGAGGTCGGTCTGACCCTCGAGAAGGCGACCCTCGAAGACCTGGGTACCGCGAAGAAGATCAACGTCTCGAAGGAAGAGAGCACCGTTGTCAATGGCGGGGGCCGCGCTGACGAGATCAAGGCGCGCGTCGATCAGATCCGTGCCCAGATCGAGGATTCCAGCAGCGACTACGATCGCGAGAAGCTCCAGGAGCGGGTTGCCAAGCTCGCCGGCGGCGTCGCCGTGATCAAGGTCGGTGCCGGCTCCGAGATGGAGATGAAGGAGAAGAAGGCCCGCGTCGAGGACGCGCTGCACGCGACCCGTGCCGCCGTGGAAGAGGGCATCGTGCCCGGTGGCGGCGTTGCGCTGCTGCGCTCGCTCAAGGGTCTCAAGGACCTGACCGGCGACAACCACGACCAGGACGTGGGCGTGGGCATCGTTCGCCGGGCCCTGCAGGAGCCGCTGCGCCAGATCGTTTACAACTGCGGCGAGGACTCCTCGGTCGTTGTGAACAACGTGCAGGCCGGTGAGGGCAACTATGGCTACAACGCCCAGACCGAGCAGTACGGCGACATGGTCGAGATGGGTATCCTCGATCCGACCAAGGTCACGCGGACGGCCCTGCAGAACGCCGCTTCAGTCGCCGGACTGATGATCACCACGGAGTGCATGATCGCCGACCATCCGGACGAGAAGGATGACGGCGGCGGCGCCGGCATGGGTGGCATGGACGGCATGGGCGGCATGGGCGGCATGATGTAA
- the aroQ gene encoding type II 3-dehydroquinate dehydratase: MTRLLVLHGPNLNMLGVREPSIYGSSGLDAINERLAKRAATAGIDIECFQSNAEHALVDRIQAAPAAGVDGIIINPAAFTHTSVALRDALLAVGTPFIEVHLSNIHAREPFRQHSYLSDIASGVIAGLGPIGYEFALSALLETTQRN, translated from the coding sequence ATGACGCGATTACTGGTTCTCCACGGTCCGAATCTCAACATGCTCGGCGTACGCGAGCCATCGATCTATGGTTCGTCGGGTCTCGATGCCATCAACGAACGCCTCGCGAAGCGCGCCGCGACCGCCGGCATCGATATCGAGTGCTTCCAGTCCAATGCCGAGCATGCCCTGGTCGACCGGATCCAGGCGGCGCCGGCGGCCGGCGTGGACGGGATCATCATCAATCCCGCCGCATTCACGCACACCAGCGTCGCCCTGCGCGACGCCCTGCTGGCGGTGGGCACTCCCTTCATCGAGGTACATCTGTCCAACATTCACGCCCGCGAGCCCTTCCGTCAGCACTCCTACCTGTCGGATATTGCCAGCGGCGTGATCGCGGGGCTGGGGCCGATCGGTTACGAGTTCGCCCTCAGCGCCCTGCTTGAAACCACCCAACGGAACTGA
- the accC gene encoding acetyl-CoA carboxylase biotin carboxylase subunit, with protein sequence MIDKVLIANRGEIALRILRACRALGIGTVAVHSTADRDLKHVRLADESVCIGGPSSAESYLNIPAIISAAELTDTVAIHPGYGFLSENADFAERVEQSGFRFIGPRAETIRLMGDKVSAIESMKAAGVPCVPGSDGELGDDDAENMRLARSIGFPVMIKAAAGGGGRGMRVVHSEGALLHSISMTRTEAANAFGSSSVYMEKYLDNPRHVEVQVMADEFGNAVHLGERDCSMQRRHQKVIEESPAPGITAEERAFIGERCAEACRRLEYRGAGTFEFLYQDGEFFFIEMNTRIQVEHPVTEMVTGRDLVAEQILIAGGDALSFEQSDIEFRGHAIECRINAEDPVRFVPSPGQITLYHPPGGPGVRVDSHVYSGYRVPPHYDSMIGKVITWGADRKSAIARMRTALSELVIEGITDNTALHEDLLMDRGFEEGGTNIHYLEKKLGIS encoded by the coding sequence ATGATCGACAAGGTACTCATCGCCAATCGCGGCGAAATCGCCCTGCGCATCCTGCGCGCCTGCCGGGCGCTCGGCATCGGCACGGTGGCGGTGCATTCCACCGCCGACCGCGATCTCAAGCACGTCCGCCTCGCCGACGAGTCGGTCTGCATCGGCGGCCCCAGCTCCGCCGAGAGCTATCTGAATATCCCCGCGATCATCAGTGCGGCGGAGCTGACCGACACGGTCGCCATCCACCCCGGCTACGGCTTTCTCTCGGAGAACGCCGATTTCGCCGAGCGCGTCGAGCAGTCCGGGTTCCGGTTCATCGGCCCGCGGGCCGAGACGATCCGCCTGATGGGCGACAAGGTCTCGGCGATCGAGTCGATGAAGGCCGCCGGTGTCCCCTGCGTCCCCGGCTCCGACGGCGAACTGGGCGACGACGACGCCGAAAACATGCGCCTCGCCCGGTCGATCGGCTTTCCGGTCATGATCAAGGCGGCGGCCGGCGGAGGTGGCCGGGGCATGCGGGTGGTCCACAGCGAGGGCGCGCTGCTGCACTCCATCTCCATGACCCGCACCGAGGCGGCCAACGCCTTCGGTAGCAGCAGCGTCTACATGGAGAAGTACCTGGATAATCCCCGCCACGTCGAGGTCCAGGTCATGGCCGACGAGTTCGGCAACGCCGTCCATCTCGGCGAGCGCGACTGTTCCATGCAGCGCCGGCATCAGAAGGTGATTGAGGAGAGCCCCGCCCCCGGGATCACCGCCGAGGAGCGCGCCTTCATCGGTGAGCGCTGTGCCGAGGCCTGCCGGCGGCTGGAATACCGCGGCGCCGGCACTTTCGAGTTCCTCTACCAGGATGGCGAGTTTTTCTTCATCGAGATGAATACCCGCATCCAGGTCGAGCACCCCGTCACCGAGATGGTGACCGGCCGCGATCTGGTGGCCGAGCAGATCCTGATCGCCGGCGGTGACGCCCTCTCGTTCGAGCAATCGGATATCGAGTTTCGCGGTCATGCCATCGAGTGCCGGATCAACGCCGAGGACCCGGTCCGGTTCGTGCCCTCACCCGGCCAGATCACGCTCTACCACCCGCCGGGCGGTCCGGGCGTGCGAGTCGATTCGCATGTCTACAGCGGCTATCGGGTCCCGCCCCACTATGACTCGATGATCGGCAAAGTGATTACCTGGGGTGCCGACCGCAAGAGCGCCATCGCCCGCATGCGGACGGCGCTGAGCGAGCTGGTGATCGAGGGCATTACCGACAACACCGCACTGCACGAGGATCTGCTCATGGATCGCGGCTTCGAGGAAGGTGGCACGAATATCCACTACCTCGAAAAGAAGCTGGGTATCTCCTGA